The DNA window AACTTCCTCCACCGCGGTCAGCATGCCTACCTCGGCTACGGGCTGGTCTCGGCTCGCCGTCACGACCCCGCGATCGACGTGCGGGATCTGCCGCCGCTCGACGCGATCCTGCTCTCACACCTGCACGGCGACCACTGGGATCGGGTCGCACAACGCCACCTCGACCGGGAGCTGCCGGTGCTGACCACCCCGCACGCGGCGAAAAGGCTGCGTCGCAAGGGCTTCGGACGTGCCGTGGGGTTGGACACGTGGCAGAGTTACACCCTGGCCGCGCACGACGCGCAGGTGGTGGTGACCGCGATGCCGGGCGAGCACGCCCCGGTCATCGCTCGCCGTCTGCTGCCGCCCGTGATGGGCAGCGTCCTCGAGTTCGGTCCACTCGGCGGCCCGGTCGAGCGCCGGTTGTACATCTCGGGGGACACGCTGTTCGTCGATGCACTGAAGGAGATTCCGCGCCGTCATCCCGATCTCGATGCGGGCGTGGTGCATCTCGGCGGGACCCGGCTGCCGGCGGGCGACCGGCTGCCGTTCGGGTTGACCGTGACGATGGACGGTCGGCAGGGCGCCGACCTGGTGGAGTTGCTCTCCCTGCCGAAGGTGGTGCCGGTGCATTTCGACGACTACACCGTGTTCGCGTCACCGCTGTCCGACTTCCGCGACGAGGCCACCCGCCGCGGTTTCGGCGACCGGATCGTGTACGTCGATCGCGGCGAGACGGTGACCCTCTAGCCTCGCGGCGGAGCGCGGCGATCAGCCCTCCCGGTGCGGCAGGAACTCCTGAGCCTTCGTCTTGATGCCGGTCTTGACGAACCCCCACGCGTTCTCGTCGCCGCCCAGGACGGCGGACGCCGCATCCTTGAACTGCGCCCACGTCGCATGCGGCGGAATGGGGGGCATGTCCGGGTCGGTGTGGACGTCCAGCACGGTGGGCCGGTCGGCGGCCAGCGCCCGCTCCCAGGCGCCGGCGAGCGCGTCGGGATCCTCGACCGTGATGCCCTGCAGGCCCAGACCCGCGGCGAACGCGGCGTAGTCGACGTCGGGCAGGGTCTGGGATTCCGTGAACTTCGGTGCGCCGGCCATGGCCCGCATCTCCCACGTCACCTGATTGAGGTCGTTGTTGTGCAGCACCGCGACGATCAGGCGCGGATCGGACCACTCCTGCCAGTACCGTTTGATCGTCACGAGCTCGGCCATCCCGTTCATCTGCATCGCACCGTCCCCGGCGAACACGATCGCGGGCCGCTCGGGGTGGGCGAACTTGGCGCCGATGCCGTACGGGACACCGGGCCCCATCGTCGCGAGCGTCCCGGACAGGGAGCCGCGGATGTTTCCCCGGAAACGGAGTTGGCGCGCATACCAGTTCGCGGCCGACCCCGAGTCGGCCGTGACGATCGCGTCGTCCGGCAGGATCGGCGACAGCTCGGAGAACAACCGCAACGGATTGACCGGGTCGGCCGCCACCTGCGCCTGCATCTCCATCGTCTCCCACCAGCGGGCGACGTCGGCCTCGATCTTCTCGCGCCAGGACCGATCCTGTTTCCGCTCCAGGAGCGGGATCAGGGCGCGCAACGCGGTGCGCGCGTCGGCGACCAGGTTGACCTCGTTGGGGTAGCGCATCCCCACGAAGCGTGCGTCGATGTCGATCTGCACCGCGCGGGCCTGGTCGTACTCGGGCATGAACTGGCTGTACGGAAAGCTCGACCCCACGGTGAGCAGCGTGTCGCACCCGGTCATCATCTCGTAGCTCGGACGGGTGCCGAGCAGTCCGATCGATCCGGTGACCCACGCCAGCTCGTCGGAGAGCACGTCCTTGCCCAACAGGGCTTTGGCGGCGCCCGCGCCCAGCAGCTCCGCCACCTCGGCCAGTTCGGCGTGCGCCTCGCGGGCCCCGGTGCCGACCAGCATCGCGACCTTGGTGCCGGCGTTGAGGACGTCGGCGGCGCGCCGGATCGCGGCGTCGTCCGGGGCGATCTCCGGGAGGTCGAGGCCGAGGCTCGACGGCACCATCTTGAACTCGTGCGTCGGGGGTGAGTACGGCAGCTCCTGCACGTCGCCCGGGATGATCAGTGCGGTGGGCGCGCGTTGCGCGAGCGCGGTGCGGATCGCGCGGTCGAGGACGTTGGGCAGCTGCTCGGGCACGTTCACGGTCTGCACGTAGTCGGCCGCCACGTCCTTGTACAGGCTGGCCAGATCCACCTCCTGCTGGTACGAACCGCCCATCGCGCTGCGATCGGTCTGTCCGACGATCGCAACCACCGGCACGTGGTCCAGCTTCGCGTCGTACAGGCCGTTGAGGAGGTGGATCGCGCCCGGCCCCGAGGTGGCCATGCACACGCCGACCCGGCCCGAGAACTTCGCGTAGCCCACCGCCTGGAACGCGCACATCTCCTCGTGCCGGGCCTGGACGAACTTCGGACGGTTGTCGGCGCGTCCCCATGCGGCGAGGATCCCGTTGATGCCGTCACCGGGATAGGCGAAGACGTGCTCGACGTCCCATGCGCGTAGACGCTCCAGGAGATAGTCCGCGACGTTCGGGCCGGCCATCGTGCCCCCTCTGCAGATCGGGTCGGAGCGGCACCGGTCGAATACCCGCCCCTCCGGGCGGCAAACGACGCGCCGATGTCGTGGAACGGTCCGGGGCTTTGTAGGTCACCCTTACCTGACCGGACGATCGTGCGCGCTTCATACTGGACCTTCCGGATGTGGTCGGGCGGCAGCCCGGCCGCCGGCTCGCGGAGGCGCCCCGGCGCCCGTGTCAGAAAGGCAGGGAGAGCAGCAGTGACCTACACGATTGCCGAACCGTGCGTCGATGTGATGGACAAGGCCTGTATCGAGGAGTGCCCGGTCGACTGCATCTACGAGGGCGGCCGCATGCTCTACATCCATCCGGACGAGTGCGTGGACTGCGGTGCGTGTGAACCGGTCTGCCCTGTCGAGGCCATCTTCTACGAGGACGACGTCCCGGACCAGTGGACGGCGTACGTGGCCGCCAACGTCGACTTCTTCGACGATCTGGGCTCGCCCGGCGGCGCGGCCAAGCTCGGCAAGGTCGACTACGACACGCCGATGATCAAGGCCCTGCCCCCCATGAACGAGGACTGACCGGGCACTCGCCGAGGACCCGACGGAAGCATTCGAGGAACATCAGTTGCCGCGCACAGCCAAGACCCTGCCCGATTTCCCGTGGGACTCGCTCGCGTCCGCGAAGGAGAAGGCGCAGGCGCACCACGACGGCATCGTGAACCTGTCCGTCGGGACACCGGTGGATCCCGTCGCGCCCGTCATCCAGGATGCGTTGGCGTCGGTCGCGGCGGTGCCGGGCTATCCCACGACGCACGGCACCGACGCGCTGCGGGAGACGGCAGTGGCTTCGCTGGCGCGGCGCTACGGGATGACCGGGATCGATCCCGCGGCCGTGCTGCCGGTGATCGGCACCAAGGAGGTCATCGCGTGGTTGCCGACCCTGCTGGGGCTCGGCGCCGACGACCTCGTGGTGATCCCCGAGGTCGCGTACCCGACGTACGAGGTGGGTGCGCTGCTCGCCGGCGCGCGGGTGGTGCGAGCGGACGGGACCGCGCAGCTGGGCCCGCAGAAGCCGGCGCTGATCTTCGTCAACTCGCCGTCCAATCCCACCGGCAAGGTGCTCGGGGTCGAGCATCTGCGCAAGGTGGTCGACTTCGCGCGTGAGCGGGGCGCGATCGTCGCGTCCGACGAGTGCTACCTCGGCCTGGCGTGGGAGGGCGAGGCGGTGTCGATCCTCGACCCGCGCGTGTGCGGCGGCGACCACACCGGTCTGCTGGCGATCCACTCGCTGTCGAAGACGTCGAACCTCGCGAGCTACCGCGCCGGCTTCCTGGCGGGCGACCCCACGCTCATCGCGGAGCTGCTCGAGGTGCGCAAGCACGCCGGCATGATCATGCCGACGCCCATCCAGGCGGCCATGGCCGCGGCTCTGGCCGACGATGCGCAGGAGCGCGACCAGCGCGAGCGGTACCGCGGACGTCGCGAGATCCTGCTCGCCGCGGTGCGCGGTGCCGGGTTCACGGTCGACGACTCCGAGGCCGGGCTCTACCTGTGGGCCACCCGCGGTGAGGACTGCCGCGACACCGTCGACTGGTTCGCCGACCGCGGCATCCTGGTCGCGCCCGGCGACTTCTACGGCCCGCGCGGGCAGAAGCACGTGCGGATCGCCCTGACCGCCTCGGACGAGCGGATCGCGGCCGCGGCTTCCCGCCTCTCCTGACTCGTCCCGCCCGGCGCCCCCGCGTTCTGCGCATTCGTCGCGGGCGCGGGACGGTCCTTTCCGCGTGCCGCGCACTCGTTGCGGGGCGCGCGGGGTGGTGTCGGGCGTAGCCTGAGCTTGGTTGCAGTCACCTGGCTCTTCGCCGAGGAGGGCAGCATGGATGCCGTCACGCAGGTACCGACGCCGCACAACGAGCCGGTCCACACCTACGCGCCTGGAAGCCCCGAGCGGTCCCGATTGCGGTCGGCCCTGGCGGAGCACACCGCCGAGCCGATCGAGCTCCCGCACGTGATCGGTGGACGCCACCGGTTCGGTGCCGGTGAGCGGCGGGAAGTGGTTCAGCCGCATCGTCATTCGGCGGTCCTCGGGACGTTGACGAACGCGACCTACGACGACACCGACGCGGCGATCGACGCGGCGACCGCGGCCGCGCCGGGATGGCGGGAACTGCCGTTCGACGAGCGGGCCGCGGTGCTGCTGCGGGCGGCGGACCTGTTGTCCGGGCCGTGGCGCGAGAAGCTGGCCGCCGCCACCATGCTGGGCCAGTCCAAGTCGGTGCAGCAGGCCGAGATCGACGCGCCGTGCGAGCTGGTGGACTTCTGGCGGTTCAACGTGCACTTCGCCCGCGACATCCTGGCCACCCAACCGGCGTCGTCGCCGGGGGTGTGGAACCGGCTCGAGTACCGGCCGCTCGAGGGATTCGTGTACGCGGTCACGCCCTTCAACTTCACCGCCATCGCCGGGAACCTGCCGACGGCCCCCGCGCTCATGGGCAACACCGTGGTGTGGAAGCCGTCGCCCACCCAGACGCTCGCGGCGTACTGGACGATCCGGCTGCTCGAGGCGGCGGGCCTGCCGCCCGGCGTGATCAACCTGCTCACCGGCGACGGCATCGCGGTCTCGGACGTCGCACTGCGCGATCCCCGCCTGGCCGGGATTCACTTCACCGGTTCCACCACGACCTTCGAGTTTTTGTGGCGGGAGGTGGGTGCCGGCATCGGCCGCTACCGCGGCTACCCGCGCCTGGTGGGCGAGACCGGTGGCAAGGACTTCGTGGTGGCGCACCCGTCGGCCGATCCCGCGGTGCTCTCGACGGCGCTGATCCGCGGCGCGTTCGAGTACCAGGGACAGAAGTGTTCGGCCGCTTCGCGCGCGTACGTCCCGAAGTCGGTGTGGGCCGGGATGCAGGACCAGTTCCTGGCCGAGGTCGACGCGCTCACCTACGGGGACGTGAGCGATCTCGAGAACTTCGGCGGCGCCCTCATCGACCGGCGGGCCTACGACAAGAGTATCGCGGCGATCGAGCGCGCCCGCGGCGCCGACGGTGTGCAGGTGGCGGTCGGCGGCAAGTACGACGACAGCGTCGGCTACTTCGTCCGGCCCACCGTGCTCCTCGTCGAGGACCCGCACGACGAGGCACTGACCACCGAGTACTTCGGTCCGATCCTGTCCGTCCACGTCTACGACGACGGCGCCCCGGGCGCGTTCACCGACGTCCTCGCCGCGGTCGACACCGCGTCGCCGTACGCGCTCACCGGTGCGATCGTCGCGACCGACCGCGCCGCGATCGAACAGGCCTCGGCCGCATTGCGTTACACAGCCGGCAATTTCTACGTCAACGACAAACCGACCGGGGCCGTGGTGGGGCAGCAGCCGTTCGGGGGCGCTCGGGCGTCCGGCACCAACGACAAGGCGGGCTCGCCGCTCAACCTGCTGCGCTGGGTGTCGGCGCGCACGATCAAGGAGACGTTCGTTCCGCCCACCGATCACCGCTACCCGCACATGGACCCGGAGCCCGGTTCGTGACGTCGGGGGCGCTGTCGAACCCCCTGCGGCCGGCGATTTTGGCGGCCGCGGGTTCGGGGCGCGCGAAGAGCCTGATCACCCGGGCGCCGGGAACCAAGTCGATCGTCCGCCGGTTCGTCGCGGGGGAGACGCTCGGCGACGCGATGGCGGCGACGACGACGCTGCTGGGGCAGGGCCGATGGGTGAGTATCGACCGCCTCGGCGAGGACACCCGCGACGCCGCCCGGGCCCGCGACACCGTGGTGGCGTACCTCGAACTGCTCGCCGAGCTGGCGCGGCTGCCGCAGGCGCACGGTGCGGGTGCCCGCCCGCTGGAGGTGTCCGTCAAGCTCTCGGCGCTGGGACAGGACCTGCCCGGGGACGGGGGCAAGATCGCGCTCGACCATGCCCGCACCATCTGCGCCGCCGCGGAGGAGCACGGCGTGTGGGTCACCGTCGACGCCGAGGACCACACCCGCACCGATTCGACGCTGTCGATCGTGCGCGAGCTGCGGGCGGACTTCCCGTGGCTGGGCACGGTGCTGCAGGCGTACCTGCGCCGGACCGAGGCCGACTGCCGGGACCTGGCCGGCGCGCAGTCGCGGGTGCGGCTGTGCAAGGGCGCGTATCGCGAACCCGAATCGGTGGCGTTCCGCTCGCGCGCCGAGGTCGACGCGTCCTACCGGCGGTGCCTGACGGTTCTGATGCGCGGGCGCGGCTACCCCATGATCGCCACCCACGACCCGGCGATCATCGCCGCGGTCGACCCTCTGGCGATCGAAACCGGCCGGGGGACGGACGGGTACGAGCATCAGATGCTGTTCGGGATACGGGACCTCGAGCAGGCACGCCTCGTCGACGCCGGCCGCCGCGTGCGCGTGTACGTGCCGTACGGCAGCCAGTGGTACGGCTACTTCATGCGCCGGCTCGCCGAACGCCCGTCGAACCTGAGGTTCTTCGTGCGTTCGACACTCACCCGGGGCTGATTACACGATGTGAGACAGTGGGCGTCGTGCTGCTCAGTTCGCTCGACCCACTCGCCGTAGCGCGCGGCGACGACATGCCCGACGCCGTCCGGATCGGAGACACCGCGCTCTCGCGCACGGACATCCTCGGGGCCGCCGGGGCGCTGGCCAAACGGATCGCCGGCGCCCGCCGTGTCGCGGTCCTCGCCGAGCCGACCCCGGCCACCGTGATCGCGATCGTGGGCGGGCTACTCGCCGGGGCCACGCTGGTCCCGGTGCCGCCGGACTCGGGCCCGGCGGAACTGGCACACATCCTGTCCGATTCCGGCGCGCAGGCCTGGTTGGGTCGGGCCCCGGAGGGCTCCGATCTGCCGTCCGTCCCGGTCCGCGTGCACGCGCGCGACTGGCACGCCCACCCCGAGCCCGCCCCGTCTGCGATCGCGTTCGTGCTCTACACGTCGGGAACCACGGGCGCGCCCAAGGGGGTACTGCTCAGCCGGCGCGCCCTGGCCGCCGGCATCGACGCGATGGCCGAGGCGTGGGACTGGACGTCGAAGGACGTTCTGGTGCACGGCCTGCCGCTGTTCCACGTGCACGGGTTGATCCTCGGGCTCGTGGGTCCCCTCCGGGTGGGCAGCCGGCTGATCCACACCGGGAAGCCCACCCCGCAGGCGTACGCGCAGGCCGCGCGGGACGGCGGGACGCTGTTCTTCGGGGTGCCCACCGTGTGGTCGCGGATCGCCGACGACGCGGAGTCGGCCCGCGCGCTCGCCACGGCCAGGCTGCTGGTGTCGGGAAGCGCCGCGCTCCCGGTCCCGGTGTTCGAGCGGTTGCACGAGCTCACCGGGATCGCCCCGATCGAGCGGTACGGCATGAGCGAGACGATGTTGACCGTCACCACCCGCGTCGACGGCGAACGCCGACCCGGCTGGGTGGGTCTGCCGGTCCGCGGTGTCGAGACGCGACTGCGGGACGAGCACGGGGGAGAGGTCCCGCACGACGGCGAGAGCATCGGCGGCCTGCAGGTGCGCGGGCCCATGCTGTTCGACGGCTACCTCGGCCGCCCCGACGCGACCGCGGAGTCGTGGACGGAGGACGGGTGGTTCCGGACCGGCGACGTCGCGGTGGTCGACGCGGACGGGTTCCACCGCATCGTCGGCCGCGAGTCGACCGATCTCATCAAGTCGGGCGGCTACCGCATCGGCGCCGGGGAGGTCGAGACCGCGCTGCTCGGGCACCCCGCAGTCCGGGAAGCCGCCGTGGTGGGGCTGCCGGACGCCGACCTCGGCCAGCGTATCGTCGCGTTCGTCGTCGCCGACGGCGTCGATCCGCAGACGCTCATCGACCACGTCGCGTCGCAGCTGTCGGTCCACAAGCGCCCCCGCGAGGTGCGGATCGTGGAGTCGTTGCCGCGCAACGCGATGGGGAAGGTGCAGAAGAAGCTGCTGTAGGCGGCGCGAGGCGCCTAGTAGCGATAGAAGCCCTCGCCGGACGCGATGCCCAGCTTGCCCTTGTCGATGTAGTTCTCCTTGAGCCACGCGGCCAGCTTCCGCGCGTCCTCGTCGCCGTTGGCCATGATGTTGTACGGCGTGGTGAGGCCGATGATGTCGAAGATCTGGAACGGGCCCATCGGCGCGCCCGTCGCGATCTTCCACGTCTTGTCGACGCCCTCCGGATCGGCGTAGCCGCCGGCGGCGAGGGCGGCGGCCGCGTTGAGGAACGGCACGAGCAGCGAGTTCAGCACGTACCCCGCCTTCTCCTTGTGCAGTTCGATGGGCACCATGCCGATCTCGGACGCGAATTCGACGACCGTGCGGAACACCTCGGGGTCGGTCCGGTCGGTGCCCATCACTTCGGCGGTGTTGAAGCGCCACACCCGGTTCGCGAAGTGCAGCGCCAGGAACCGGTCCGGACGCCCGGTGGCGTCGGCCAGGTCGCTGGGCAGCAACGTCGACGAGTTGGTCGCGAAAATGGTCCGCTCGGGTGCGGCACTGCCGATCCGGCGGTACGTCTCCTGCTTGAGCGAGAGGATCTCCGGGATCGCCTCGATGACCAGGTCCGCGTCGGCGACGGCCGCGTCGAGATCGGTGGTCGAGGTGAGCCGGTCGAGCGTCGCGGCGGCACTGCCGTCGTCGGCGCCGGGGACCTCCTGCCGATAGGTGTCGACCAGGCCCGCGAAACGCCCGCGGGCGGCCTCGAGCGCGTTGTCGTCGATGTCGTACGACGTGACGTCGAATCCCTTGAAAGCGGTCTGGAAGGCGATCTGGGAGCCGAGGACTCCCGCCCCCAGTACCGTGACTTTCCGAATGTCCGTCATGAACTTCCTCCCGGTGGCGTGGCCGAATCGGACGACGGCCGGTTCCCTTGTGACGATATCCCCGACCCGCGCCCGGCGGCGTACCGTCGGGGTATGAGTGCAGTCACGAGTACCCGTATCGTTCTCGCCTCACGACCGGACGGCGAGCCCACCGAGGACAATTTCCGAACGGAGACAGTCGATTTGCCCGAGCTGTCCGACGGGCAGGTCCTGTTGCGGACGGTCTACCTCTCGCTCGACCCCTACATGCGCGGACGGATGAGTGCCGCCGAGTCGTACGCCGCGCCGGTCGAGGTGGGTGACGTCATGGTCGGCGGGACGGTCTCGCAGGTGATGGAGTCCCGGAACCCGGACGTGGCCGAGGGCGCGTACGTGCTCGCGTACGGTGGCTGGCAGACCCACTCCGTGGCCGACGGCAGGTCCGTCCGGGTCCTCGATCCCGATCGCGCGCCGCTGTCCACGGCGCTCGGTGTGCTCGGCATGCCCGGTTTCACCGCGTATGCCGGCCTTCTGAAGATCGGTCGCCCGCAGGCGGGCGAGACCGTCGTGGTGGCCGCCGCGTCGGGCCCGGTGGGCTCCGCAGTCGGGCAGATCGCGAAGATCCACGGCGCCCGGGCCGTCGGCATCGCCGGCGGTCCGGAGAAGTGCGCCCACGTGCGTGACGACCTGGGGTTCGACGTCGCGATCGACCATCGTGCAGACGATTTCGCCGAGCAGTTGCGCGATGCCGTACCGGACGGCATCGACGTGTACTTCGAGAACGTCGGGGGCCCGGTCACCGCGGCCGTGGTGCCGTTGCTCAATCTGTACGCACGAATGCCGGTGTGCGGCTTGGTCGCTCAGTACAACGCCCCGTCGGCTCCGGAGGGGCCGGACCGGTTGCCCGCGTTCATGGGCCGCGTCCTCACCAAGAGCCTGACCATCCGCGGGTTCATCCAGTCGGAGTTCGTCGAGGAGATGTACGACGACTTCGAACGCGACGCCTCCCAGTGGGTCGCCCAGGGGCTGCTGAAGTACCGGGAGGACGTCGTGGACGGATTGGAGAACGCGCCCGAAGCGTTCCTCGGGCTCCTGCACGGCAAGAACTTCGGGAAACTCGTCGTCCGCGTCGCGCCCGAGGAGTGATCGGCGGGCGAGGACCGATCGTCAGTCCGTGATGCCGACGGGGCGGTCGCCGACGATCGAGATCCGGTCCATCACGCGGCGCGCGGGGTAGTAGTCGCTGGACGCGTAGTGCTGGCAGGCGCGGTTGTCCCAGAACGCGATGGTGTCGGGACGCCAGTGCAGACGCACCTGGAACTCGGGGCGCTGGACGTGGCGGTACAGCATCCGCAGCAGCTCGTCCGACTCGTGCTGGGAGACGCCCAGGATCCGCTGCGTGAAGACCGGGTTCACGAACAGGACTCGGCGCCCGGTCTCCGGCACCACCCGTACCACCGGGTGCGTGACCGGAGGGAACGCCGGCCGGAGCATCTCGACGGTCTCGGCCGGCATGCCGCGGCCGAACGAGTTGATCCAGTCGTGTTCCGCTTCGAGGTGGTCGATGCGCGCGCGCACGTCCTCGGGCAGCAGGTCGTAGGCCGCGCCGGTGTCGGCCCACAGGGTGTCGCCGCCCACGTCGGGCACCTCGACACCACGCAGAATCGCTGCGAACGAGGGGAACTCGTGCCACGTGACGTCGTTGTGCCACATGTTCTCCACACCCGCGGCCACGGCGTCCTTGGCGAGGGTGGCGACATCCGCGTCGCTCTGGCCGGGCTGGGTGTACTTGAAGAACGGGTGCTGTTCGAGCTCGCCCCAGCGGGCGGCGAACGCGCGGTGGTCGGCGCGGTCGATGGCCTGGTCGCGGAAGAACAGCACCTTCCATTCGAGGAGTGCTCGACGCAGTTCCGCGAGGACGTCGTCGGAGAGGTCGCCGCTCAACCGGATTCCCGAGATCTCCGCGCCGATGGTGGGAGTCTTCGGGGTGAGCGAGAACAGCTCGTACGGACGGCTCTCGCAGCGGTCGGTGGTGCGGGGAGCGACCAGGGGCCCCACCGCGTAGAGCGGGTCCGTCGGGCGGGGCTCGAGGAACGTGCGGAAGATGTTCGGCGTCGCAGCTGCGGTCATAGCGAAACTCCTCGTGTTTCGGTGCATTCCGTCGGATCGGATGCACTGCCGGGTGGAACGGACGTGGGTGCCTCGATCATCGCCACACACGTGTCGACGAGGTCGGCGACGATCGCGGCGGTGTCCGCCGCCGTGCGGGCGGTGCCCTCGCGGGCGGCCAGCGACGTGATGCCGAGCATGACGATGTTGTCGGCACGCCACTCCGCGATGTGGCCGGGGGCGGGGCACAGGTCCACCAGCAGACGGTGGACGTGTCGGTAGCTTTCCGCTTTCAGGTGCTTGCGGATCATGTCGGCGAGCGCCGGATCGAACAGGCCCTGAACGAGGAATCGGGCGTAGCGGCTCCCGGGGCGCCCGAGGGTCTCGGCGGCGAGCGGCCGGACCAGTGCCTCGACGGCCCCGCGGACCGTGGGCGGTTCGCCCCGCCGTTCGATCTCGTCGAGAAGTTCGCGTCGGCGGGTGTCGACGGGTGTCATCCGGACCTCGACGAGCGCCTCG is part of the Rhodococcus sp. SGAir0479 genome and encodes:
- a CDS encoding MBL fold metallo-hydrolase, which translates into the protein MDLSLTFVGNATVLLRYGDLTLLTDPNFLHRGQHAYLGYGLVSARRHDPAIDVRDLPPLDAILLSHLHGDHWDRVAQRHLDRELPVLTTPHAAKRLRRKGFGRAVGLDTWQSYTLAAHDAQVVVTAMPGEHAPVIARRLLPPVMGSVLEFGPLGGPVERRLYISGDTLFVDALKEIPRRHPDLDAGVVHLGGTRLPAGDRLPFGLTVTMDGRQGADLVELLSLPKVVPVHFDDYTVFASPLSDFRDEATRRGFGDRIVYVDRGETVTL
- a CDS encoding thiamine pyrophosphate-requiring protein, translating into MAGPNVADYLLERLRAWDVEHVFAYPGDGINGILAAWGRADNRPKFVQARHEEMCAFQAVGYAKFSGRVGVCMATSGPGAIHLLNGLYDAKLDHVPVVAIVGQTDRSAMGGSYQQEVDLASLYKDVAADYVQTVNVPEQLPNVLDRAIRTALAQRAPTALIIPGDVQELPYSPPTHEFKMVPSSLGLDLPEIAPDDAAIRRAADVLNAGTKVAMLVGTGAREAHAELAEVAELLGAGAAKALLGKDVLSDELAWVTGSIGLLGTRPSYEMMTGCDTLLTVGSSFPYSQFMPEYDQARAVQIDIDARFVGMRYPNEVNLVADARTALRALIPLLERKQDRSWREKIEADVARWWETMEMQAQVAADPVNPLRLFSELSPILPDDAIVTADSGSAANWYARQLRFRGNIRGSLSGTLATMGPGVPYGIGAKFAHPERPAIVFAGDGAMQMNGMAELVTIKRYWQEWSDPRLIVAVLHNNDLNQVTWEMRAMAGAPKFTESQTLPDVDYAAFAAGLGLQGITVEDPDALAGAWERALAADRPTVLDVHTDPDMPPIPPHATWAQFKDAASAVLGGDENAWGFVKTGIKTKAQEFLPHREG
- the fdxA gene encoding ferredoxin — its product is MTYTIAEPCVDVMDKACIEECPVDCIYEGGRMLYIHPDECVDCGACEPVCPVEAIFYEDDVPDQWTAYVAANVDFFDDLGSPGGAAKLGKVDYDTPMIKALPPMNED
- the dapC gene encoding succinyldiaminopimelate transaminase; this translates as MPRTAKTLPDFPWDSLASAKEKAQAHHDGIVNLSVGTPVDPVAPVIQDALASVAAVPGYPTTHGTDALRETAVASLARRYGMTGIDPAAVLPVIGTKEVIAWLPTLLGLGADDLVVIPEVAYPTYEVGALLAGARVVRADGTAQLGPQKPALIFVNSPSNPTGKVLGVEHLRKVVDFARERGAIVASDECYLGLAWEGEAVSILDPRVCGGDHTGLLAIHSLSKTSNLASYRAGFLAGDPTLIAELLEVRKHAGMIMPTPIQAAMAAALADDAQERDQRERYRGRREILLAAVRGAGFTVDDSEAGLYLWATRGEDCRDTVDWFADRGILVAPGDFYGPRGQKHVRIALTASDERIAAAASRLS
- the pruA gene encoding L-glutamate gamma-semialdehyde dehydrogenase, whose amino-acid sequence is MDAVTQVPTPHNEPVHTYAPGSPERSRLRSALAEHTAEPIELPHVIGGRHRFGAGERREVVQPHRHSAVLGTLTNATYDDTDAAIDAATAAAPGWRELPFDERAAVLLRAADLLSGPWREKLAAATMLGQSKSVQQAEIDAPCELVDFWRFNVHFARDILATQPASSPGVWNRLEYRPLEGFVYAVTPFNFTAIAGNLPTAPALMGNTVVWKPSPTQTLAAYWTIRLLEAAGLPPGVINLLTGDGIAVSDVALRDPRLAGIHFTGSTTTFEFLWREVGAGIGRYRGYPRLVGETGGKDFVVAHPSADPAVLSTALIRGAFEYQGQKCSAASRAYVPKSVWAGMQDQFLAEVDALTYGDVSDLENFGGALIDRRAYDKSIAAIERARGADGVQVAVGGKYDDSVGYFVRPTVLLVEDPHDEALTTEYFGPILSVHVYDDGAPGAFTDVLAAVDTASPYALTGAIVATDRAAIEQASAALRYTAGNFYVNDKPTGAVVGQQPFGGARASGTNDKAGSPLNLLRWVSARTIKETFVPPTDHRYPHMDPEPGS
- a CDS encoding proline dehydrogenase family protein, translated to MTSGALSNPLRPAILAAAGSGRAKSLITRAPGTKSIVRRFVAGETLGDAMAATTTLLGQGRWVSIDRLGEDTRDAARARDTVVAYLELLAELARLPQAHGAGARPLEVSVKLSALGQDLPGDGGKIALDHARTICAAAEEHGVWVTVDAEDHTRTDSTLSIVRELRADFPWLGTVLQAYLRRTEADCRDLAGAQSRVRLCKGAYREPESVAFRSRAEVDASYRRCLTVLMRGRGYPMIATHDPAIIAAVDPLAIETGRGTDGYEHQMLFGIRDLEQARLVDAGRRVRVYVPYGSQWYGYFMRRLAERPSNLRFFVRSTLTRG
- a CDS encoding acyl-CoA synthetase, which gives rise to MLLSSLDPLAVARGDDMPDAVRIGDTALSRTDILGAAGALAKRIAGARRVAVLAEPTPATVIAIVGGLLAGATLVPVPPDSGPAELAHILSDSGAQAWLGRAPEGSDLPSVPVRVHARDWHAHPEPAPSAIAFVLYTSGTTGAPKGVLLSRRALAAGIDAMAEAWDWTSKDVLVHGLPLFHVHGLILGLVGPLRVGSRLIHTGKPTPQAYAQAARDGGTLFFGVPTVWSRIADDAESARALATARLLVSGSAALPVPVFERLHELTGIAPIERYGMSETMLTVTTRVDGERRPGWVGLPVRGVETRLRDEHGGEVPHDGESIGGLQVRGPMLFDGYLGRPDATAESWTEDGWFRTGDVAVVDADGFHRIVGRESTDLIKSGGYRIGAGEVETALLGHPAVREAAVVGLPDADLGQRIVAFVVADGVDPQTLIDHVASQLSVHKRPREVRIVESLPRNAMGKVQKKLL
- a CDS encoding 3-hydroxyacyl-CoA dehydrogenase, whose amino-acid sequence is MTDIRKVTVLGAGVLGSQIAFQTAFKGFDVTSYDIDDNALEAARGRFAGLVDTYRQEVPGADDGSAAATLDRLTSTTDLDAAVADADLVIEAIPEILSLKQETYRRIGSAAPERTIFATNSSTLLPSDLADATGRPDRFLALHFANRVWRFNTAEVMGTDRTDPEVFRTVVEFASEIGMVPIELHKEKAGYVLNSLLVPFLNAAAALAAGGYADPEGVDKTWKIATGAPMGPFQIFDIIGLTTPYNIMANGDEDARKLAAWLKENYIDKGKLGIASGEGFYRY
- a CDS encoding NADP-dependent oxidoreductase, which produces MSAVTSTRIVLASRPDGEPTEDNFRTETVDLPELSDGQVLLRTVYLSLDPYMRGRMSAAESYAAPVEVGDVMVGGTVSQVMESRNPDVAEGAYVLAYGGWQTHSVADGRSVRVLDPDRAPLSTALGVLGMPGFTAYAGLLKIGRPQAGETVVVAAASGPVGSAVGQIAKIHGARAVGIAGGPEKCAHVRDDLGFDVAIDHRADDFAEQLRDAVPDGIDVYFENVGGPVTAAVVPLLNLYARMPVCGLVAQYNAPSAPEGPDRLPAFMGRVLTKSLTIRGFIQSEFVEEMYDDFERDASQWVAQGLLKYREDVVDGLENAPEAFLGLLHGKNFGKLVVRVAPEE